The Pseudanabaena sp. PCC 6802 genomic interval ATGAATGCACTTTCTCTTCCCACCTGGATTATCCACATCTCTAGCGTGCTGGAATGGACGCTAGCAATCTGGCTGATCTGGATCTATGCCAAGCTCAGCCAGAACTTGGCATGGCGCGGCCTGGCGATCGCCATGTTTCCTGCTTTAGTCAGTGCTATGTGTGCCTGTACCTGGCACTTTTTTGACAATGCCATTTCTTTGGGATGGCTGGTGACCGTCCAGGCTACCACGACCTTACTAGGAAATGTCGCGATGGCGATCGCTGCCTACTTCATCTGGAAGCAAGCGCAGGTTTCGACCTAGAAACTATTCCTTAGGCGCACCACTAAATTCTCGACGGTGGCATTGTCGGGGCCTGCTACCGCAAAAAAGACGATTCTATTATCTGTAACGCAGCGAATAATGGCGCTGTAGCGACCTTTGACCCCAAAGGCACCGGTACGCAAAAATTCAAAATTTTCGGTGAATCCGGCTCGCTTCATGGTAGCGCCAGCATTGTCAATGCAACGCGCCTGAGTCATATTCGTATCCTTAATGTGATTAAAAATAATGGGATACTGGGCGGAAGCTGCTGCTGGGAATAAAACTACACCTAGTAGGGGGATTAGTTTGAGAAATTTCATTTTTAGTTCTCTGGGACATATAAACAAAATATAGCAATCACAAATGATTTGTGAAAAAGGGGCCGTGGCAGTGGTTCTACCCCTGCACCCCGTTCATAAATGATTTAGCATCGCTATATATAATTTTGACTCAAGAAAATAACCTTGAGTTTCGCATTTATATGCGATCGGCTGTGATTATTTAGACGCGATCCCGCGATCGCGATCGCTGCTTTTTATTGATATAGCTATAGTCAACTAGGCTTAGGACGGGGTGCAGGGGTGAAACCCCTGCGTGGGGGCGCAGCCCCCACACCCCCTGTCCTAACAGATCTGTCTATGGCTATACATAACACTCCTATTCGCGATGCAACTAGAATAAAGGGCATATGGCGAAAACCTATCGAGCTACTGGTATTAACCTCAAGAGCATGGCTCTGGGCGAACACGATCGCCTCCTGACAATTTTGACCAAGGAGTGCGGTCTGGTCAAAGCTGTGGCAGCAGGGGCGCGGAAACACCGCTCTAGCATGGCGGGAAGGTCGGGGCTATTTGTAGTGAACGATTTATTAATCGCTTCGGGGCGAAGCATAGATCGCGTAACTCAAGCGGAAACCATCCAGTCCTTTGTGGGTTTGGGGCAAAATCTGGCTAAGCTCACCGCCGCTCAGTACCTGGCAGAACTTGCACTCTTTCAAGCCCTGGTTGCTCATCCTCAAGAAGAATTATTTCTCCTCCTCACCGAACACTTATTGCGGTTGCAGCAGGTGAATGGCGTGAAGCATATTCTGGCGTGTTTGAATCATGGCACTTACCATCTTTTGGCGATCGCCGGCGTAGCTCCACAAGTACACAGTTGTTGCCTGAGCCAACAACCAATTGCCCTGATGCCAGAGTATTCTAAATGGCAGGCTGGATTTAGTATTGCAGGTGGTGGCGTAGTTGACCTCCAGACAAAACCCGATCTCGGCGATGCTAAAATCAGTCATTTCCTCACTGCCACAGAACTATTAGCACTGCAAGAGTTAGCCCAAATGGATTTATCCGAAGATATTTTTAGTATTCATGTCAGTGCCTGGTTGACAGTTGAACGTTTATTACGTGCCTATGCCCAGTATCATTTTGATAGGCCGATCCAATCCGCTGCCCTGATTGATAGCTGCTTTAACCTATGACTCATCTGTTCGACCCACCCACCGTTCCCCCCACTACAGGGTCACCAGAACCTACGACCGAACCTTCAAAGTCGGTATTAACTAACCCTAACTTCCTATCCCTGTGGAGCGGTCAAGTTTTTTCACAGATTGCCGATAAGATATTTCTTGTTTTAGCGATCGCGATTGTTTCGACACGATTCCAGCAGGAGGGCGAGCCAATTAGCGGCTGGGTTTCGGCAGTGATGGTGGCATTTACGATTCCAGCGATTCTTTTTGGTTCGATTGCTGGGGTTTATATCGATCGCTGGTCTAAGAAGTTAGTTCTGGTGGCATCGAATCTATTACGCGGCGTATTAGTGCTGTCGATCTCGCCTTTGCTATGGCTGACTAAGGATTTTGCACCTGTGGGCGGCTCCTCCGTTAGTTTTTGGAGCCTTCTAATCGTCACGTTTCTCGTCTCTACGTTCACGCAATTCTTTACACCAGCGGAACAATCAGCTATCACCCTGGTGGTCGAACGGCCTAAGCTGCTCTCCGCAAATTCGATCTACACGACCACGATTATGGGAGCGCTAATTTTGGGCTTTGCTTTGGGCGAGCCACTGTTAGCCTTTGCCAATCACTTAATTCCAAAAGTCGGACAAGAAGTAGTAGTTGGAGGCAGCTATTTATTAGCAGGCTTTATCCTACTACTACTCAAAACCGGCGAATCAGCCGAAACGTTTAACAAGCAAGATATCCACATCTGGACCGATATTAAAGAAGGCTTGCAGTACTTGGGCGAGAATCGCGCTGCCAAGGCAGCTTTGCTACAGCTCGTTTGTACTTTTTCCGTAATTGCCGCACTCACGGTTTTGGCGGTGCGTCTAGCCGAAGTCATACCCGAAATTAAAGCCGAGCAATTTGGCTTTCTACTAGCCGATGCCAGTGTTGGCATGGCAATAGGAGCAGCAGTCGTAGGCAGGTTTGGGCATTACATGAGTCGGCAGCGGTTTGCTTTAGTCGGCTCGATTGGTATGGCAGTATTCCTGGTGGTGTTAGCCTTTTTTAACGCGCGATTCTTTCCCGCTCTGGGGGCGATCGCCGGCATCGGGCTATTTGCAGGTCTTTGCGTTATCCCCATGCAAACAGTGATCCAGGAAGAAACCCCCGAGGAAGTACGCGGTAAGGTATTTGGCTTGCAAAACAATGCTGTGAATATCGCCCTGAGCTTACCGCTAGCATTAGCTGGCATTGCGGAGTCCTATTGGGGCTTAGAGACTGTAATTTTAATCTTGAGCGCCCTTGCGCTTGTGAGTGGCATTTTTACCTGGCGGATTTCGCGTTAGCTGGCGTGGTGGTGAAGATCGCCCTCAAAATAGTCAGGCGATCTTCATCCCGCAAACAGCGTTACAAACTGGGCAACCAAATAGTTGTTGCAATTCTTAGTTATTTACCCCCTATACAATTTTCTACAATATAGTTATAGCCGTATGCAGATCTGTTAGAACAGGGGGAGTGGGCGCTGTGCCCCCACGCAGGGGTAGAACCCTTGCACTCGGTTCTAAGCCTATTGAATACAGCTATATCACCATATACGGAGCTATTAATACAGGCATCTATGGCAACAAACCAAATCAGTGTATTTTCCGAGCAAGACTGGCAGCTAAATCCCCAACGAGATGACATATACCAAATGTCGCTAACAGCAGCAATGGCAGCGGAGGATCGCAAAGCGGAGGATATCCTGATTCTGGCGGTAGGTGAGGTGTCGGTACTGGCTGACTATTTTGCGATCGCGACGGGATTCTCGAAGGCGCAAGTAAGAGCGATCGCCAATGCCGTGCGCGACAAAATTGCCGAACGCTTCCAGCGCGAGCCGATACATTCCAGCGGTGAAAGCGATGCTAGCTGGATAGTACTGGACTATGGCGATCTGATCGTGCATATTATGATGCCCAAAGAAAGAGAATTTTATGG includes:
- a CDS encoding DUF2499 domain-containing protein, whose product is MNALSLPTWIIHISSVLEWTLAIWLIWIYAKLSQNLAWRGLAIAMFPALVSAMCACTWHFFDNAISLGWLVTVQATTTLLGNVAMAIAAYFIWKQAQVST
- the recO gene encoding DNA repair protein RecO, producing MAKTYRATGINLKSMALGEHDRLLTILTKECGLVKAVAAGARKHRSSMAGRSGLFVVNDLLIASGRSIDRVTQAETIQSFVGLGQNLAKLTAAQYLAELALFQALVAHPQEELFLLLTEHLLRLQQVNGVKHILACLNHGTYHLLAIAGVAPQVHSCCLSQQPIALMPEYSKWQAGFSIAGGGVVDLQTKPDLGDAKISHFLTATELLALQELAQMDLSEDIFSIHVSAWLTVERLLRAYAQYHFDRPIQSAALIDSCFNL
- a CDS encoding MFS transporter, coding for MTHLFDPPTVPPTTGSPEPTTEPSKSVLTNPNFLSLWSGQVFSQIADKIFLVLAIAIVSTRFQQEGEPISGWVSAVMVAFTIPAILFGSIAGVYIDRWSKKLVLVASNLLRGVLVLSISPLLWLTKDFAPVGGSSVSFWSLLIVTFLVSTFTQFFTPAEQSAITLVVERPKLLSANSIYTTTIMGALILGFALGEPLLAFANHLIPKVGQEVVVGGSYLLAGFILLLLKTGESAETFNKQDIHIWTDIKEGLQYLGENRAAKAALLQLVCTFSVIAALTVLAVRLAEVIPEIKAEQFGFLLADASVGMAIGAAVVGRFGHYMSRQRFALVGSIGMAVFLVVLAFFNARFFPALGAIAGIGLFAGLCVIPMQTVIQEETPEEVRGKVFGLQNNAVNIALSLPLALAGIAESYWGLETVILILSALALVSGIFTWRISR
- the rsfS gene encoding ribosome silencing factor — protein: MATNQISVFSEQDWQLNPQRDDIYQMSLTAAMAAEDRKAEDILILAVGEVSVLADYFAIATGFSKAQVRAIANAVRDKIAERFQREPIHSSGESDASWIVLDYGDLIVHIMMPKEREFYGLEAFWGHAPRFMLSKAS